Within Lolium rigidum isolate FL_2022 chromosome 5, APGP_CSIRO_Lrig_0.1, whole genome shotgun sequence, the genomic segment AAGAGAACTGCATCCAAGCTTGTATAGTCCCTTTAATTATTTTCTAATCAAGAAACGCTGCAACTCAATTTAAGAGTGAAAGAAGTGATTCTGATTGACATAAACATTACGAATGAAGACAAATCATGATGTCCCTGTACAGTCATTTGTATGGATTGCTTAACACATACAACAACCTCCGGAAAACATTCAAGTGATAACTGAAGCAACGCAGGTCCATGTATGGAGGGGGAGCAGGGGACATGAcgctacataaactgcatacactaGAGAAAAGTCTTGAGCTATGGATTTGTCAGATGCGCTCCACAAAGGTAGGACATCTGTTCTCCACTTTCTTATTGTTCTGATTCCTACATAGTGTTCACTAAACTAGTATGTAATGCCTCCCATCAGATGCTAATCATGCAGCAAGAGATACAGTTTCTTGAAAATAAGGTCAGTCTCGATGTCTCATATTCTTTTTTTTATTCTACAAAGATTCCTTTATTCAATGCATGTTTTGTCTCTTCAAAATATAATAAAACCAATTAAATGGAAGTCTATAGCAACCAAGAATTTGCACAGAAACAGAGGATCATAATACGTAAATAAAATATGGGTTGGCCAATTTGACACTTCACAGAATTAAGAGACACATAATATTACTTTGAAGTGGGTTTACTGCTAAATAAATTAtgtaatatttttcaaaatttgagccGATTGACCTTGCATAAAAGAGGGTTAAATGCCCATATATAATTTAACATCTTAAATTTAGGTTTGAATACAGATTACCCTCAATTTCTCAAGGTAGCAGCAAGCAAAATAAACCCACCACTTGTAAGATAAGTCCACATTACCACCTCTATTTGAGCTGAAAAAGAAATTTAAACTTTTTCTAGAGAGTACAAGGTGGACACAAACCACACTCACGCCACCACACATAAACACAGGTGTGCACTTCCCCTACACATGCTAAGGGAAATACAGGAGAATCTACCAGCCTCACTTAATGTGGGCACGCACTCTTGCACTTAATGGGCACACCAATCACTAGGAGGACCACAAGCCATCTGCGTATCAAAAATAAATGTACAAATACAATGTCATCAAAATGATTAACAGGTTACCTAATAGACCGCCATATTAGAATGGAAGGGGTTATTCTCTCACTTGATAAGTTGAGTTTGTAGTTTGTCCTTAACTAGTACCTACTGAAGTTTAAGCATCGCAATGGCACTCCTCTATTTTCCCACTatttaataaaaaaaaaatcagttttgTCAATGGTACAGCTATTTCACATTTTTGTGGGAGTAGGGATATTATCCAATGTCATAAGAAATTAAGAACTACCAGAATATATATTATGATATTTATGAGCTAAGATTTGCACAAATCTGAACCAACGAAATGCTCGGTAAGGCCCTTCCCTACTGTTCCTGTAAAAAAATATGCAAAATGCCGATGATAGGGTATGCTGATTATCTTTTTCATTTACAATGTCCAGGTGAAAGAACAGAATGAACTCATGAATATGTGCTCAGTCTTTGGTGGATCTCCATATTCAACACATCCAGTTAGCAACGGAAACTGTTTCTTTTCGATCTAGTTTGTGAACCGCCCTCGCCACGTGTGATTTGGTGTGTGTCTTGAGAACATCTATATTCACAAGTTCTGTTCTCGGAGTGCAAGTTGTATTGAATAACCCATATGATTTGAATTGTACTGTATCTGCTGGCTCTTGTGACTGAATGCAATCCAAATGTCTGAAAATTTTAGTTGCATTGCATGACATAACATTATATAGCAGCATACGCGGACTCGCGGAGCAGGTATTTCATATGTTATCCCTGAAAATGCAGAGGTTTGCGCAACGAACATAAATTTTCATGCAGCTAAGTATAGGGGAGTGGGCTAAACACAAACAAGTACAGCTACATAATGTTGTGCAACGCACGTCCAGTGGTGGACTAGACAGTTGAAAAGAACAGGACGAACTTGTGAATATGTGCTCGGTCTTTGTCGGATCTCCATATTCAACACACCCAGTTACCAATGGAAACGAATATTTTTGTAACGAATATTTCGGTGGAGTCTTTGTAACGAATATTTGtgtacggctgtgtgcatcttagctatgcagaggccgggtctattgctcaaagtaataaagtgcccattatcgaaaaaaaaagttaCCAACGGAAACTGTTTCTTTTCAAACTAGTAGTGTGAACTGCCCTCCTCACTATCATTTGGTGCGTCTTCGGAATATGAATATACATAATGTTTTTAATCGGAGTGCAAGTTGTATTGAATAGCCTGCAGGAACTGAACTGCACTGTATCTATCTAGTGGCTTTTTGTGACTGTGATCCATATAGTATTTACTTTTGCAATCCAAATGTctggaaaatttactttgatagcATGACATTGTATAGCATCATAGTTGTGGAGCGCTCATATGGTCTGCGCAAAGAACATAATTTTAGGGGAGTGGGCTAAACAGAAACAAGTAATAAGTAGGCAATTTTGTTCAACACGCGTGCAGTGGTGGACTAGACACTAGACTagaggcgggaggaggagaagaatgGGCGTCCGTCACTCACAGGAGcgcgatgaggacgaagaggaggagcgcgGCGACGAAGGAGTACTTGAGGGCGGCGGCGAAGATGGAGGCAGAGATGAGCACCAGCTGCAGCAGCAGCGACGCGCCGGCCCAGACCAGCGCGGCGGTGAGCGCAACGGCCGCGGCGTTGTCCGGGGACGGCGCTAGCAGCTCCCCCCAACGAATCTCCGACAGCGCCGGCAGGGAGGATCCCTGGGGCGGCTTCCCGTCCCCCTTCTCCGCCGGCGGCCCGCTGCCTCCTGAGGCCGCCGGACAGGTGAGCTTGAGTCGCCCGAACTGGGTGCGAGAAGGCCCAGCCGGAAGGCTGCCGAGCGGACGAGGAAGCAGGGGCGGAATCAGAGTCCGGATGTGTGCCGCCATGGGAGGTGACTGGAGAGAGCACGAGGCAGCAGAGGAAAGGGGATTTGGGAAGGGGTGGCATTGGTTTCTCACAATCTATTTCTCGCTGCAAAAAATAAAAGTTCAATTGAGCATCAAAATACAACAGGTTTTTCTCCAAAACTTCTACCGTACCTTCCGAATATTTATATGTATGTGgatatttatttttaaattttttagaaTCTAAAAAACACGATTTTAAAAATCAGAAGCATTGGTGCTCATTTGCCAAAGGCACTTTTCAGATTTTATTCCTCTATTCAAGTGTGACAAAGATTGTTTTGGTTTTAGTTAACATGCTAGATATCTCAATGCATGGTTGCAGATCaatctttgtttgttctctaagtTGTTGGTTGGCTTGTGTTCTTTAGTAATCGCGCGACCAATTTATGTTCTAATCTTTTTAGAGGCGTGTTTATGAAATTTTCTCTTTGATCCTGCAATGATTTCAACTTAATGCATCCTTCTATTTATTTTTAGTAAGTAGCATTAGTTGAGAATGTCCCTGTGTTTGCTCATATGAATTCATAACTGGATATTTAAATATTTATAGGAGTGTACGCTTGCACacataaatatatttttattatGGTGCATATAAATATAAACAATGATGAAATAAATTACAGTGATACTCCACAACAATATTTGGTAGCTAACTATTGTGCCACTCTTACTTGCTAACTAGCTAAANNNNNNNNNNNNNNNNNNNNNNNNNNNNNNNNNNNNNNNNNNNNNNNNNNNNNNNNNNNNNNNNNNNNNNNNNNNNNNNNNNNNNNNNNNNNNNNNNNNNtaattatgtaggcatgttttccatatatagtcgtacgtgctcgcaatgagaaacttgcacaacatctattgtcctaccggcACGGTGGCGgcacgggcctcaagggaaactactggatattaaggtactccttttaatagagtaccggagcaaagcattaacacaccgtgaaaacatgtgatcctcacatcactaccatcccctccggttgtcccgatttcgtcacttcggggccattggttccggacgagtgacatgtgcatacaacttgtagatacaatctaagcaataagtatagagctcaaatctaagatcatgccactcgggccctagtgacaagcattaagaataacaagattgcagcaacaataacttcacaaactttatagatagactaatcataatgtatcatccatcggatcccaacaaacacaacaccgattacatcgagatgaatctcaatcatgtaaggcagctcatgagaccattgtattgaagtacatgggggagagtataccgacatagctacttgctagaacccgtagtccatgggggaactactcacggagcatggcggaggcggtggcgttgatggagatggcttcgggggcacttccccgtcccggcagggtgccgggacgagttccgtcccccgaattggagtttcgcgacggtggcggcgcccacaagtctttctggagtttcgtcaattggtgatgcgtttttaggtcgaaagggattatataggcgaagaggcggcgcaggggggcaccggggcgccacaccctaggccggcgcggcctaggcctggcccgcgccgccatgtggtgtggtggccccccggcccctctccgagctcttcttcggtgttcggagccttccggagaaaataggaggtttggcgttgatttcgtccaattccgagaatattgcccgaacagcctttacggaaccaaaaacggcgagaaaacggaagctggcactgtggcatcttgttaataggttagttccggaaaacgcataaaaaacatcataaagtgcaagcaaaacatgtaagtattgtcataaaacaagcatggaacgacagaaattatggatacgtcggaggcgtatcacacactcacttagccatttggtgccacttctcctcacaaacttcacaagggggtgttaggtttgcttttggctcctcttatgcacacaaagtgtttgatgaaataccccaagagcatgaaacaaacatgatataaagtgtcggagccacacttgagcttcctcatttttttttcctcctcgatcgcggttagcaagttaaacctttcatatgtgtcattgataaaatatgcatgtgtgtagttcattgtttaatttctattgtttatagctagttagtttaacaaatgcatgatggttaattatatattttatattataataatgcggatgaatcggcaatggatgtatggtaaccgactctccggcgagttcactacgggtttgaaagatttcctcgtagtggctaatgcgaacaagcgaagggttttgttatctgtccatgtgttgactgtaagaatcgaagggttactcttcctcaagagaagttcacatgcacctgcttcggcacggtttgatgccaagctataattgttggaccaagcatggagaaagaggggttataatggaagaagatgaagaaggggatgatttcatcgatgaaaactatcttgatcatttcggtgatactttcatggaggatgctggaaggtgaaggggaaggtgaaggggaaggggaaggtgaagaagaggcacgtgatgagcccgttgatgatcttggtcggaccattgccgatgcatggAGATGCtgctgaaactgaaaaggagagggagaatttggatcgcatgttagaggatcacggaaagtcgctgtacccggatgcgataatggtccgaaaaagctgggctgcacacttggatttgcttgaaatagaaggcacgagcaggtgtaggctgactcggcatttgaaaacttgctgaaaatgttgaagaatatgtttccaaagaataacgagttgcccgccgatacgtacgaagcaaagaaggttgtccgccctctaggtttagaggttccgaagatacatgcatgcatcaacgactgcatcctctaccgcggtgaatatgagaatttgaatgaatgtccggtatgcactgcattgcgttataagatcagaggcgatgaccctggtgtcgatgttgagggcgagaaacccaggaagaaggttcccgccaaggttatgtggtatgctcctataataccacggttgaaacgtctattcaggaacaaagagcatgccaagttgttgcgatggcacaaagaggaccgtaagtcggacggggagttgagacaccccgcagatggaacgcaatagagaaagatcgacagagagttcaaagattttgcagtcgacgcaaggaacataagatttggtctaagtacggatggcatgaatccttttggtgagcgagctccggccatagcacctggcccgtgactctatgcatctacaaccttcctccttggttgtgcatgaagcggaagttcattatgatgccgagtgctcatccaaggtccgaagcaacccggcaacgacatcgatgtgtacctaaggccattagttgatgaacttttacaattgtggggcagacactggtgtccgtgtgtgggatgagcacaaagaagaggaatttgacctacgagcgttgcttttcgtaaccatcaacgattggctctgctcttagtaacctttcgggatctgtcaaataagggatacaatgcatgcacgcactgcttacatgagaccgaaagtgtacatttgccaaattgtaagaa encodes:
- the LOC124655313 gene encoding uncharacterized protein LOC124655313 gives rise to the protein MAAHIRTLIPPLLPRPLGSLPAGPSRTQFGRLKLTCPAASGGSGPPAEKGDGKPPQGSSLPALSEIRWGELLAPSPDNAAAVALTAALVWAGASLLLQLVLISASIFAAALKYSFVAALLLFVLIALL